In Thermodesulfatator atlanticus DSM 21156, one genomic interval encodes:
- a CDS encoding integrase core domain-containing protein: protein TIKEELIWISEFRNLIEAKDRIGDWIRRYNREYVHSALSYMSPEKFEARYYEGRYREAA, encoded by the coding sequence ACGATAAAAGAGGAATTGATATGGATTTCGGAATTTAGGAATTTAATAGAGGCAAAGGACAGAATTGGAGATTGGATAAGGCGATACAATCGTGAGTATGTGCATTCAGCGCTGAGCTATATGAGCCCAGAGAAATTTGAGGCAAGATATTATGAGGGAAGATACAGGGAGGCAGCTTAA